The following are encoded in a window of Scophthalmus maximus strain ysfricsl-2021 chromosome 2, ASM2237912v1, whole genome shotgun sequence genomic DNA:
- the tm4sf21a gene encoding transmembrane 4 L6 family member 5, protein MCTGKCSRFIAVTLYPLALISIICNIVLFFPGGDVKYAKDGHITEEVKYMGGLIGGGLMVLLPALYIHLSGKQGCCGNRCGMFLSIAFAAVGVAGALYSFIVAVLGLQNGPLCKVLLIWTTPFKDSDRSYLTDDAWWKSCIEPKDIVQFNIGLFATLLATSCLQLILCAIQMINGLFGCLCGACVDKGPL, encoded by the exons ATGTGTACTGGAAAATGTTCCCGCTTCATTGCTGTAACTCTGTACCCCCTGGCTCTCATATCCATCATCTGTAacattgtgctgtttttccCCGGTGGGGACGTCAAGTATGCCAAAGATGGACATATCACTGAGGAGGTGAAATACATGGGGGGACTCATTGGAGGGGGTCTCATG GTGTTGTTGCCGGCGCTCTACATCCACTTGTCGGGGAAACAGGGCTGCTGTGGGAATCGCTGTGGG ATGTTCTTATCAATTGCATTCGCTGCAGTCGGAGTGGCCGGTGCCCTGTACAGTTTCATCGTGGCGGTGCTCGGTTTGCAGAACGGGCCCCTGTGCAAAGTCCTCCTGATTTGGACGACACCTTTTAAAGACAG TGACCGGAGTTACCTGACTGATGATGCGTGGTGGAAATCCTGCATAGAGCCCAAGGACATTGTGCAGTTCAACATTGGATTGTTCGCTACGCTGCTGGCCACCAGCTGTCTGCAGCTCATCCTCTGTGCCATCCAGATGATCAACGGGCTCTTTGGCTGCCTGTGTGGAGCCTGCGTCGACAAAGGG CCACTGTGA
- the LOC118300867 gene encoding mannose-P-dolichol utilization defect 1 protein encodes MATSLLREFLLTFFMPQKCYEEILVNFHWHVPCLLYVLKKAAGYWILLDTLLAPLPQLLKILWRGRADGLSPPSVLLQLYAASCPVVYAVANSFPLFAWAERLFTLAQIAAVAFLVLHHRGKTATGTLLLLSYVGLMFLLGSYAPAAVASGMQASSVASLIASKVLQARSNYCNGHTGQLSTLSVLLTWAGSLGVVFVALQETDGALATLSHVLSACLSCVLLAQVLGGCRRSTAAKKKSE; translated from the exons ATGGCCACGTCTCTCCTCAGAGAATTCCTTCTCACCTTTTTCATGCCACAAAAGTGCTATGAGGAGATTCTCGTCAACTTCCACTGGCACG TGCCGTGTCTGCTGTATGTGCTGAAGAAAGCTGCAGGGTATTGGATCTTACTGGACACACTCCTGG CACCGTTGCCTCAGCTGCTGAAGATACTGTGGCGAGGAAGAGCAGACGGCCTGAGTCctccctctgtgctgctgcagctttacGCCGCCTCGTGTCCTGTGGTGTACGCCGTGGCCAACAGCTTCCCACTCTT TGCCTGGGCTGAGAGGCTCTTCACGTTGGCCCAGATCGCTGCCGTCGCCTTCCTCGTCCTGCATCATCGTGGTAAAACTGCAACAG GAACGCTGCTTCTCTTGTCTTACGTCGGTCTAATGTTCCTCCTGGGCTCGTATGCGCCTGCAGCAGTGGCCTCGGGGATGCAGGCCTCCAGTGTGGCATCTCTGATTGCGAGCAAG GTTCTCCAGGCTAGAAGTAACTACTGCAACGGTCACACAGGCCAACTGTCCACGCTGTCGGTGTTACTGACGTGGGCAGGCTCTCTGGGAGTTGTCTTTGTTGCTCTACAG GAGACAGACGGTGCTCTGGCCACTCTGTCACACGTGCTGTCGGCCTGTCTCAGCTGTGTCCTCCTGGCCCAAGTCCTCGGCGGCTGCAGGCGCAGCACCGCCGCGAAGAAGAAGAGCGAGTAG